The window ATAGAAAAtttaacatccactccaacctcgttttacaattttttgttttttccgtGGCATCAAACAATCATTGCTAATTCTATAGGATTCAAATGGGCATGCGGCATGCCACTCCAACCCTACACTTTTCCTATTCCTACGGtttaaaatcctacgaatcaaagaggcccttaacaACCACTCCAACCTATTggaagaaatcctttgttttttttcCGTGACATAATCAAACAAACTCAATCCTAGAAGGATCCAATGGACATgacattccaatcctacttttttttatttctgtgtttttacaatcctatgaatcaaagaggcccttacttGTCTATAGTTACCACCCCACAACCTTGTGCTAAATGAACTGGGACATTGACAAGATTGAGGTCTAGGTTGACTTGATTGTGATTGTTCTGCTCCTCTGCCTGATGAACATGCTCATTGTTCTTTTGAGGGCTTTTGAGAATGAAGGCTTTTGAGGGCTTTTGGAGTTTGATCTTTAAACACCGAGAGAAAGAAACTCGCACAACATCATCATTCCCTTTTGATAGTATCGACATGTCTATAGACTCAACATGACCTTGAATCACTAAGATGAAAATGAAGAATCCTTGGCCTTGCCAACAATTGTCTTCATGATAATTTCATGGGTCACCTTTCATTTCCTTTGTTGCAACCTAACGGAAGTTTCCTGAGATAATATAGTAAAAGTATTAGTCCCTTGAGATACATGGACATTAATCCATGGGGATTAGATGCACTTTCACCATTCCGCAATGGCTCTTTTACTGATGACGCTTATGAAAAGGAGTAGTATGTTTGGGGTAAAGGTGGAGGCGTAACCTTGCAAGCCACATATGTTTTTTTTGAAAGGCAAGCCACATATGTTGGTACTACTCCGATGACCGACACAATTAATCTTTTGTGTCGCCTTGATCTAGGACCCGTTGGTATCCTATATGCTCCGATGACCGACGCAAGATGGGTGAAACCGACAGGGTGGCATGAAAGGAATACCCTAAATCAGGGACAATACTGTGAAGTGAGGTGACCGGTGCAAATCCTTGGGGAGGGACATAGTCACAAAAGGCTATTGTGTTGGTCCGGAACAGTATCGACCCGCAAATAAAGCAGAAAAAACCCAAGGCCGTGTGCCTCGCATCAGTACTCCACCAGATAGCCACTAACCATATGTTACAAACACATCAAAAACAAAAAATACACGATCCGTGGGCTATGCCATCAAGAAAGAATCGTCGCACGTGCGCCGATGATGGCGAGTCCACCACAAGGTGGAACTCCGGATTCTCATCCTCAAAGCCAAGCTTCAACCCACCACCTTCAGAAAGTACACGACATAGGCGCGCATCGACATAGCCCGATCAGGGATCTTGTGTTTCCACCGGAGTGCATAAATTTGTCGTTGAAGCCATTTGTACTATCCACCCTTATCCTACTACCGACGCCTCGATAGCCGGATACCTCTGGAGAAGACAACGAAAGATAAAGATGTCCCATATTGCCTACCTCCCGCTACTGTCGCACCACCTTCGATCCAGCAGCAACATGCTAAACATGGGCACATGGCACCTCCGCCAGAGCTACTGTGTAACACCTGGCTGTAGCAAGCATGACTTGACGTCTCCGCATAAGACGTTGTGCGCAACATCCGCCGGTGGCAGGCACTACCCGACAACTCCGAAAGAGGCGAATGTGTCACCTGCCGAGTCACATCGAATCCGATCTGTTGATGGAGGGAACGTCCTGTACCGCCACCAGCCTTAGAAAGGCGGTCACCACCTCGATATCTAGACTTCGAGCCGCCGACACGACCTCGGAGTCAGCCGCCGTCGATGAAGAGGGGCTGCCGCCCTGATTCCGGGCACTACAGGGAGCACCAACCGCCGCCCTCTATTGTCGTCACCCATACAACGGTAACCGCCGCCGCGATCCTGCATCAAGCGTCGCCAATGCTGGAGGAAGCTCCGGCCGCCACATGCGTCCTGTGACGTCCCCGGGAGCAGGATCCTAAGATCCATCGCCACATGCGCTGCCACAAGGACCCACCACCTGGCCCGTCATCCCTAGCGGAGGGGACGCCGCCACCGCCATGGCCGGATCCGGGCCggagtcgccgccgccaccgccaagatCGGATCCGGGTCggatgccgccaccgccaccggccACGCCCAACCCCACATCCATCCTCTGGTCGATCTCCACCCGCACCACCATAAGCGCTTCCGTCGGGAGCCGCCGCGCCGCTATGAATCGAGGAAGAGGCAGCACCCTCGCTGGCGTACAACCCGAGAAGGAGGAGCAGCCCTCCGCCGCTGCCATCGAGCACAAGGGCTCTGACCGGCGCTGTCCCCCGACGGCGACAAAGGGGGAGGCAGGGAGGAGTCAGGACGGCTGGCAGCTAGGGTTGACGCCTCTCGTGTCGACCACGAGGGGGGCCACGCGAGAGGGACGCTACGGACCACGACTGGATCGTCGTCTGTTGAAACCAAAGTGGATTTTGTTTTGCGAGAAACAAACAAACCGTGCAAAAAGTACAATAAACCATGAAAAGTGATAAGTGAAGACAATGCAATTTTCTGAACAGGAATTTTCTAAACTATGGAAGTATAAAAAATGAGAGATATTCTGAATAAAGTATATTGGAACTTGAAAATATTCAAACAACTCAATGGTAAAAAAAGGAATTCAAGACTTTTGGAAATTTAATGATTGACATAAAAAAAACTGAAAGGGTACTACCTGACAACATAGCTCAATTGTTTTTGCCTCGTTAAGATTGGGAATATTAAAATTTCAAAATAATGGTGTCTGATTCTAATATAGTTGAAACTGATTAAATAAGTATAAAGCAGAAATACATATTTATTCATCAGGTACACCAATTGTTTCATAATCCTATCATGGCACAGCTCTCATAGCCGATTTTGATGTTGTATATGTTTAGGCCAAAAAAACAGAAGCTAGTGAAGGCAAGATCCATCGGTTCAAATGAATTTTCCCGCCATCTTGAACGTTGTCTCACTAATTCCTGGACATTCTTTGTGGTTGGATTTACCGTAGTGAGCACATTCTGATATGCGATGAATTTGCATCAACCCCAGGGAAGCACACAAGTCAACTAAAATCACGAGTTCATTAAACTTCAGAGGATACAAACAATCAAGTGGCTTCCTCAAACAAACATCGTCAACACAACTAGTTTGAACTTCATGCCACAAAATAAGGCTGCCGCTGAAGTAAGAAATCACTGTCTGTTTGAAACTAAGCTACTACAGATATAGGTTTCTTACTCACTCCAGAGAATGGCTGGCCATGCCCACAGTTCTACTTTCAGATCACAAAAGCAGCAAAGAGCCCCACCATCAGCAACATACAAAATGCCAGCACAAAGAGGAGAGACCTCTATTCCTCTTGTCAAGAGCGTGAAACTAAACTAGCAACGCTCACGGCGAATGATATAGACcatcatcttctgcttcagttccacCTTGTTTTTCATCAGCTCGAAGAGGCAGATGTCCCCCTCCCGCAGGTTATTGTCTCTCGCAAAAGAAGTCCAGCCTCCAAATATCCTCAGGGCACGATTGGTGTCGTGCAACTCACCATGCCATTGCTGGCTCTTCCCCTCTGCCTGAAACACCAAACTCCGGCTCCCCTTCCGAAGGTACGTGTCACAGTATTGTGTGGCAAAGGTCTGTTTGTTCATATACACGCAGAATACTGAACATATTAGAATAAAATGCAAACTTGCAATTATGGACTGTTGCTGAAACTACTGTGGTGAAacaacatagttgcttatatggacTGATTTCTCTCAAAACAAATAACTGTCGACTGAAAATCAGAAGAATATTACTCTAGACAAGACTTACTAGGGCGGCACGGACACTGGTCGTGGTCATGACTGCGACGTAGATGTGCAGATCTGATGCAATGGCTCCAACTTTCTTCAGAACTTTCTTCCTCTGCATTTGGGATAGACGGGCACCCAGTGACATCATGTATGGGTCTGTATCATCATGGTCGGGTGTTATTCCAATACGTTTAGTATCTTCCGATTCAGATGACTCGTGCTCACATGGACTGTCTTCTGTAAAATAGTTTCAAGAGTAAAATGGGAGTACCATATAATGGGATAAAACGTTATAAACCAGTTTTAAAGTTAACCTGACAAATCCTCTGACCGAGAAGGTATTGCATCTTTCCTTGCTCGTTTTCGACAATGGCCTGAGCTTCCACTCTGGCAATCATCCGATCGTCCTCGTGCTGACGAATGAGTATTACCATCACTGGAACTGGTTGAAATGTCTGTAGAATTTGTGCTTGGTTCTTGATCATTGATATTGCTCTGTGTGCGAGCAGAACATGACACCACTTTCTCACAACCACTAGCACCAAAGACCACAACCTTGAAGCGACAATTTCCATGGTATCGGAACATCAGCGAGTCTCTTTCTACTATATGATTCGCGTCCACAAACGCCTCCCACCCAGATCGGAGTACTGTTTTGTTCCTACGCTCAGTAATTCCGACATCGTACACATTACCATTGGGGGCTTCTAGTTCAATGGTTCCTGATAGCTTCCACCCAAAATAGTTCACAAAGCTCTCTGGTATGACCTACAAAAATGTGAATAAAAATACGAGTATTAGTTGAAAAATTGTCTTATTGCTACTGATTCAGTTACTTATCAAGGCAACCCACCACTGAGCTTACCATGCTATGGCTAGAGGTTCTGTCCATGTGGGTGAAGAAACACTTGACCTTTCCATGCAAATGAGTCCAGTATCTCTTGCAGCACTCGCAGGACTTTCTCATCTCGCCGCCTACTAATGTCCTGTAAGCAGAAAAACATAGATAATGACTGGCACTGGCAGCGAGAGAAAATCTTGCTATCCTCTGCAGCACTTTGTATTAGGCTGCCACTACTCATCAATTTTTCTTTTTCCGAATCATGCATGAGGACTGCTTGCGGTATATCAAGATAGAATCAAGAAACAGAGTACAGAGAGTACAGAGAGTTTCTGGCGGGAAGGACCAGCTACAGCTCAAGCAGATTGCAAGCGCCTAAATGCTCAGCCCCTGCACGCACCCATCAAGTTAACTGGTCTCCAACAAGAATGAAAGCTGTATAGCTTCTCACTGTGGGAATTTCTAAAAGTTTCCTTTGTCTAAGCGGCAGCAAATCTTGCAAAACCCAACAAAAGGACTGGAGGAAAAGAAGCAGAATGCACAGGAAAAGAGATACACAAAATGCTATACAGCAAACAACAGCGAAGGACTCACTGCAGTGCAGGCTGGAAGGGAGTACTCAATGCTCACAACGATGAAGTGTTGCTGGAACTTGAAGAACCAGGAATGGATACCACGGGAAggcggaggagggagagaagaagcaagTGGAGCCACCGAACGGAAGGCCTGTAGGATGCCCTGATTTGCCCTCTCATTCTCTGCCTCTGCTGCTCTGATGGGATGGGATGGGACTCTACGGCCCTAGGCTGGCATTGTATCAGTTCGGTCATAGACTTGTAGACCCGTCTTGTATAAGCGGGAGGTTTGGTCAAAAAGTTTGCAAAACAGAAAGTTGGCGCCACCGGTTCGGCCGATGAGAGTAGGGTGTTGGATTTCATCTTAGAAAAAAAGGTCAAATCCATAGAAGTCTTGTTTCTGTTTTTAGAGCAAAGACAACTATTCTTTTTTCAAATTTGGAGCAAAATTGTATAAAATCTAGGTGAAATTTGAATGGAAAAAAATCTGCGCTTTAAATAGTAAATAAATAAACAATCAGCGCCAAAACCAAAGACTTTCTTTTTTCGTCGGGAGAAAAAGGGAATGACTCTCTCTCACGACCCCTATGCGTGATGCCCACCTGATCTGATTTGATTTAGTTTTACTAgcgcaaatgcccgtgcgttgcaacggaaaaaaCAACAACGGTTCCTATGAATGGGCCAGGTCGAGCAACTATGCCATAAGGCAATGAATGGATCGTTGATCAGGATATGCATGGGTATGATT is drawn from Triticum dicoccoides isolate Atlit2015 ecotype Zavitan chromosome 4A, WEW_v2.0, whole genome shotgun sequence and contains these coding sequences:
- the LOC119289086 gene encoding B3 domain-containing protein Os03g0619600-like, whose amino-acid sequence is MRKSCECCKRYWTHLHGKVKCFFTHMDRTSSHSMVIPESFVNYFGWKLSGTIELEAPNGNVYDVGITERRNKTVLRSGWEAFVDANHIVERDSLMFRYHGNCRFKVVVFGASGCEKVVSCSARTQSNINDQEPSTNSTDISTSSSDGNTHSSARGRSDDCQSGSSGHCRKRARKDAIPSRSEDLSEDSPCEHESSESEDTKRIGITPDHDDTDPYMMSLGARLSQMQRKKVLKKVGAIASDLHIYVAVMTTTSVRAALTFATQYCDTYLRKGSRSLVFQAEGKSQQWHGELHDTNRALRIFGGWTSFARDNNLREGDICLFELMKNKVELKQKMMVYIIRRERC